Proteins found in one Salvelinus alpinus chromosome 11, SLU_Salpinus.1, whole genome shotgun sequence genomic segment:
- the LOC139534939 gene encoding uncharacterized protein isoform X1, translated as MERKEHPVGEVLIIPMRSSTSLSPQDSARPQTLPLQPSSPPSPPSLSSHQLQAEFLRRAPRAASPDNDSARHQILPQQPSPSVSPFSFPPPTLSSPPPPLSLSSPQLQAEFLRRAPRAASPDNDSARHQNLPHQPSPSVSPFSSPPPTLSSPPPPLSLSSPQLQAEFLRRAPRAASPDNDSARHQNLPHQPSPSVSPFSSPPPTLSSPPPPLSLSSPQLQAEFLRRAPRAASPDNDSARHQNLPHQPSPSVSPFSSPPPTLSSPPPPLSLSSPQLQAEFLRRAPRAASPDNDSARHQNLPHQLSPSVSPSVSLFSSPPPPLSSPPPPLSSPPPPLSLSSPQLQAEFLRRASRGLRTVSCDTSDVLTSPSSTLVSPFTSTLTSPPQPLSLSMPTKEGCTTLLSLSSPELLTELCQSQSRPMNHVSVSKGLTTVFSGRGRGITNPSPATASGAANQTLRSDSMANRRGQAGPRLSNGTKR; from the exons ATGGAGAGGAAAGAG CATCCAGTTGGAGAAGTCCTCATCATTCCAATGAGATCTTCAACATCACTTTCGCCCCAGGATTCAGCTCGACCCCAAACCCTTCCCCTCcagccctcctcccctccctcccccccctctctgtccagTCACCAGCTCCAGGCTGAGTTTCTGAGGAGAGCTCCCAGAGCTGCTTCCCCTGACAATGATTCGGCTAGACACCAAATCCTTCCCCAAcaaccctctccctctgtctcccccttctccttccctcctcccactctttcctcccctcctccacccctctctctgtccagtcCCCAGCTCCAGGCTGAGTTTCTGAGGAGAGCTCCCAGAGCTGCTTCCCCTGACAACGATTCGGCTAGACACCAAAACCTTCCCCAccaaccctctccctctgtctcccccttctcctcccctcctcccactctttcctcccctcctccacccctctctctgtccagtcCCCAGCTCCAGGCTGAGTTTCTGAGAAGAGCTCCCAGAGCTGCTTCCCCCGACAACGATTCGGCTAGACACCAAAACCTTCCCCAccaaccctctccctctgtctcccccttctcctcccctcctccaactctttcctcccctcctccacccctctctctgtccagtcCCCAGCTCCAGGCTGAGTTTCTGAGAAGAGCTCCCAGAGCTGCTTCCCCCGACAACGATTCGGCTAGACACCAAAACCTTCCCCAccaaccctctccctctgtctcccccttctcctcccctcctcccactctttcctcccctcctccacccctctctctgtccagtcCCCAGCTCCAGGCTGAGTTTCTGAGAAGAGCTCCCAGAGCTGCTTCCCCCGACAACGATTCGGCTAGACACCAAAACCTTCCCCAccaactctctccctctgtctccccctctgtgtccctcttctcctcccctcctccccctctttcttcccctcctccacctctttcctcccctcctccacccctctccctgtcCAGTCCCCAGCTCCAGGCTGAGTTTCTGAGGAGAGCTAGCCGTGGTCTGAGAACTGTCTCCTGTGACACCAGCGATGTCCTCACCTCCCCCAGCTCCACCCTGGTCTCCCCCTTTACCTCCACCCTTACCTCCCCCCCACAGCCCCTGTCCCTCTCCATGCCCACTAAAGAGG gttgcactactctcctgtctctctccagtcCTGAGCTCCTAACTGAGCTGTGTCAATCTCAGTCCCGTCCTATGAACCACGTCTCTGTCTCTAAAGGACTCACCACTGTCTTCTCTGGACGGGGCAGGGGCATAacg aATCCTAGCCCTGCCACTGCCTCAGGAGCAGCCAACCAGACACTCCGCTCAGACTCCATGGCCAATAGGAGAGGACAGGCAGGTCCCAGGCTGTCTAATGGGACAAAGCGTTAG
- the LOC139534938 gene encoding stabilizer of axonemal microtubules 2-like, giving the protein MRAMFQGISRIWRCPPLPRRKHHCLQGSHPEEPCVLIPGGMVSEYQEKYPAYFNTVVRAAKKPKNEYQPMEGKISNMTTFRSDYVAHEVTQRPPKVTKLNVPPDGRMRHSSTYVRDYPTHPVQKHIVTKPDGYHPPTAKMVAQSLYKEDYRAWHTQKVQPCRTRDNLKLNNSKFEVTTTYQDEFCYKGPAEARERFKPAPDAPETLPFDGATNYQMQYMSHPVQPRQPKEKAVYRPTSAPLNGVSTYRQNYLGLPAKPFRAKVAWESSPAIFQGTTEFHDQYKSWPLQPKHRHHAEEYCPTEGTLVGLSTAHADYVGHECQQRPQSARPPVEAWTKEARAPLQTRSTMKEHYRAWDMLRPRPTLHADELEKPKGAFAKTTTFRSAYTPKTAQRATSFKPTQTLLSPQAMNEDSVCRPTNKPKEIPSCPAWDGCPPGFEYSSMGAGGHRLYRTISIQETGPSQLAAATSEKSPYSHSRKSCMVPSHQAKRAPES; this is encoded by the exons ATGAGGGCGATGTTTCAAGGTATATCCAGAATTTGGAGATGCCCACCTTTGCCAAGGAG GAAGCACCACTGTTTACAAGGATCCCATCCAGAGGAGCCGTGTGTCCTGATCCCAGGCGGCATGGTCTCGGAATACCAGGAAAAGTACCCTGCCTACTTCAACACTGTTGTCCGGGCAGCCAAGAAGCCGAAGAATGAGTACCAGCCAATGGAAGGAAAGATATCCAACATGACCACTTTCAG GTCAGACTACGTGGCCCATGAAGTGACCCAGAGGCCACCAAAGGTCACCAAGTTGAATGTGCCACCTGATGGGAGAATGAGACACAGCAGCACTTACGTCAGGGACTACCCAACTCACCCTGTTCAGAAGCACATCGTGACCAAGCCAGATGGGTACCATCCGCCCACAGCAAAAATGGTTGCCCAGTCTTTATACAAAG AGGATTATCGAGCATGGCACACCCAGAAAGTCCAACCCTGCAGGACGCGTGACAACCTGAAGTTGAACAACAGCAAATTTGAGGTGACCACCACCTATCAAGATGAATTCTGCTACAAGGGCCCAGCCGAGGCCAGGGAGAGATTCAAACCAGCCCCCGACGCCCCAGAGACCCTGCCCTTCGATGGCGCCACCAACTACCAGATGCAGTATATGTCCCATCCTGTCCAGCCCAGGCAGCCCAAGGAGAAGGCCGTCTACAGGCCCACCAGCGCCCCCCTCAATGGGGTCTCCACCTACAGGCAGAACTACCTGGGCCTGCCGGCCAAGCCCTTCAGGGCCAAGGTGGCTTGGGAGAGCAGCCCGGCAATCTTTCAGGGGACCACCGAGTTCCATGATCAGTACAAGTCCTGGCCCCTGCAGCCCAAGCACCGGCACCATGCTGAGGAGTACTGCCCAACTGAGGGCACTTTGGTTGGTCTGTCCACAGCTCATGCTGACTATGTCGGCCACGAGTGCCAACAACGGCCCCAGTCCGCTCGCCCCCCGGTCGAGGCCTGGACAAAGGAGGCCAGGGCACCCCTCCAGACCAGGTCCACCATGAAGGAGCACTACCGTGCCTGGGACATGTTGCGTCCCCGCCCCACTTTACATGCAGATGAGCTAGAGAAACCCAAGGGGGCTTTCGCCAAGACCACCACCTTCCGCTCAGCATACACACCCAAGACGGCCCAGCGCGCCACTAGCTTCAAGCCCACTCAGACGCTGCTGAGCCCCCAGGCCATGAATGAAGACTCTGTCTGTCGCCCCACCAACAAGCCCAAGGAGATCCCATCTTGCCCAGCCTGGGATGGCTGTCCTCCTGGCTTTGAGTACAGCTCCATGGGGGCTGGAGGACACAGGCTGTACCGGACCATCTCGATACAGGAAACAGGGCCGAGTCAGCTGGCCGCAGCCACGAGCGAGAAGTCTCCTTACTCCCACAGCAGGAAGAGCTGCATGGTCCCCAGCCACCAAGCCAAGAGGGCACCAGAGTCCTGA
- the LOC139534945 gene encoding ceramide-1-phosphate transfer protein-like isoform X2, with product MGDCNATCCQPPSWLCCSSSVPSGSVAMGDCETSWHPCLSFNFYLPTPESPVIPHPGGVQSGGQQGERGVVLGSVPPLQVCQGQQFQVWRLMSHLTSSMATHSDDVLLEHYLYSWDELIKFMESLGPLVSFFSQKVNDKIAVIRELAQQEKQDLEKRSPVEGHSGLQTLTSGLQGPAAYSSVRSMVESELQRGLVNFSVRTRSGCRNLLRLHRSLLWILLLLQGLGEGPDAQGVYRTPGELCRDAYTVALAPHHPWLIRSAAELVFVALPDRSVFLDIVCVRKEEEVGPVLNIVVDVMREVYTRTQSILEEHNMMELP from the exons ATGGGCGACTGCAACGCTACCTGCTGCCAGCCTCCATCATGGCTCTGCTGCTCTTCCTCAGTTCCTTCTGGCTCC GTTGCAATGGGTGATTGTGAGACCTCCTGGCACCCCTGTCTGAGTTTCAATTTCTACCTTCCAaca CCGGAGAGCCCTGTTATTCCTCATCCAGGAGGGGTGCAGAGTGGGGGACAGCAGGGTGAGAGGGGTGTAGTGTTAGGTTCTGTGCCCCCTCTCCAGGTGTGTCAAGGTCAACAGTTCCAGGTGTGGCGTCTCATGTCCCACCTGACCTCTTCCATGGCTACGCACTCTGATGATGTTCTGCTGGAACACTACCTCTACAGCTGGGACGAACTCATcaa gtttaTGGAATCTCTCGGACCTCTCGTCAGTTTTTTCTCTCAGAAGGTCAACGATAAGATCGCTGTCATCAGAGAGCTGGCCCAGCAGGAGAAACAGGACCTTGAGAAACGTAGTCCAGTAGAAGGACACTCTGGACTACAAACTCTCACATCAGGACTACAAGGCCCAGCGGCCTACAGTTCAGTGCGTTCCATGGTGGAGTCGGAGCTGCAAAGGGGCTTGGTGAACTTCAGTGTGCGGACGCGCTCCGGCTGCAGAAATCTGCTGCGGCTCCACCGTTCGCTGCTCTGGATCCTGCTGCTACTGCAGGGCCTGGGGGAGGGACCGGACGCACAGGGGGTTTaccgcacccctggggagctctgCAG GGATGCGTACACCGTGGCCCTGGCCCCCCATCACCCCTGGTTGATCCGCAGCGCGGCTGAGCTGGTGTTTGTAGCGCTGCCAGACAGAAGCGTGTTCCTGGATATAGTTTGTGTGAGAAAAGAGGAGGAGGTTGGGCCGGTGCTCAACATTGTTGTAGACGTTATGAGAGAggtatacacacgcacacagagcaTACTGGAAGAACACAACATGATGGAGCTGCCAtag
- the LOC139534935 gene encoding la-related protein 7-like — translation MVDTEERAVGGGGALSSTMNPGGKNKENEKKKRSRVKQLLADVKKQVDFWFGDVNLHKDRFLRRLIEESRDGYVDISVLTSFNRMKNLTTDCKLIARALKNSSVVEVNLEGTKVRRQRPIGEDPKDVDNRTVYVELLPKKVTHDWLERVFTKCGNVVYVSVPRYKTTGHSKGFAFIEFETKEEAQKAIEMLNNPPEDAPRKPGIFPKTKNRKPIPDPPTLNTTLDEEEEKKRRKKKKSRGSTKEDAPSQAETTVGGAKEQEIESESKPSDRKRKCTAEGAEVVAPEGGTDKAPAKRLEKKRRRSQAGESSESDVQGDMPAKLRRMSEGEEGKVKEEDEVKESDGKDLPVKVEEEEEEKMDDSLLKAKRKRKKKHKERVKIGEEVIPLRVLSKKDWLKLKVEYLTLQKRSMGALKACLTKFRHKGAGEKMEMDTSLQQKQTPPEESKKAGEKESPLGPQFESGCIVRITHTKPLPGRKVIKDALSEVSPVVYVDTLEGDAEGHVRFKTPAEAKAIIDARTELQNKHSWQLEILSGDHEQRYWQKILVDRQAKLNRPRDKKRGTEKLISKAEKIIIARAKEATKHIRFMED, via the exons ATGGTAGACACAGAGGAAAGAGCcgtaggtggtggtggtgcccTATCATCTACCATGAACCCAGGTGGAAAGAACAAAGAGAATGAGAAGAAGAAGAGGTCCCGTGTGAAGCAGCTGCTTGCAGACGTGAAGAAGCAGGTGGACTTCTGGTTTGGGGATGTCAACCTTCACAAGGACAGGTTTCTGAGACGACTCATTGAAGAGTCACGAGATGGAT ATGTTGATATATCTGTTTTGACATCCTTCAACCGAATGAAAAATCTGACAACTGATTGCAAGTTGATTGCAAGGGCACTGAAAAATTCATCTGTCGTTGAG GTCAACCTAGAGGGAACTAAAGTGCGACGTCAGCGTCCAATTGGAGAGGATCCGAAAGATGTAGACAACCGAACAGTCTATGTG GAGCTTCTGCCCAAGAAAGTAACACACGACTGGCTAGAACGAGTGTTTACCAAATGTGGAAATGTGGTTTACGTCAGTGTGCCGAGATACAAAACCACGGGCCACTCCAAAGGGTTCGCCTTCATTGAGTTTGAGACGAAAGAGGAAGCACAGAAAGCCATAGAG ATGCTGAACAACCCTCCAGAGGACGCCCCCAGGAAACCTGGCATCTTCCCCAAGACCAAGAACAGGAAGCCTATCCCCGATCCACCCACCCTGAACACCACACTAG ACGAGGAAGAGGAAAAGAAAAGGAGGAAAAAGAAGAAGTCCAGGGGCAGCACCAAAGAGGACGCCCCGTCACAGGCAGAGACAACAGTGGGCGGGGCTAAAGAACAGGAAATAGAATCTGAGTCTAAGCCCTCTGACAGGAAGAGGAAATGCACGGCCGAGGGTGCAGAGGTTGTAGCACCTGAGGGGGGCACAGATAAGGCCCCGGCCAAAAGGCTAGAGAAGAAGAGACGGCGGTCCCAGGCAGGGGAAAGCTCAGAGAGTGACGTCCAGGGAGACATGCCGGCCAAGCTGAGAAGGATGAGCGAGGGGGAGGAGGGCAAGGTGAAGGAGGAAGACGAGGTGAAGGAGAGCGATGGGAAAG ATTTGCCTGTCAAggttgaggaggaagaggaggagaagatggacGACTCCCTGCTAAAAGctaagaggaagaggaagaagaagcacAAGGAGAGGGTGAAGATTGGTGAAGAGGTCATTCCTCTCCGGGTTCTCTCCAA GAAAGACTGGCTGAAGTTGAAGGTGGAGTATCTGACCCTGCAGAAGAGGAGCATGGGAGCTCTGAAAGCGTGCCTGACCAAGTTCCGCCACAAGGGGGCAGGAGAGAAAATGGAGATGGACACCAGTCTCCAACAGAAACAGACACCTC CTGAGGAGAGTAAGAAGGCAGGTGAAAAGGAGAGCCCCCTCGGCCCTCAGTTTGAGAGTGGCTGCATCGTCAGGATCACCCACACCAAACCGTTACCTGGCAGAAAAGTCATCAAG GACGCTCTCTCTGAGGTGTCCCCAGtggtgtatgtggacaccctagAGGGGGACGCCGAGGGTCACGTCCGCTTCAAGACTCCAGCAGAGGCCAAGGCCATCATTGACGCTCGCACCGAGCTGCAGAACAAACACAGCTGGCAGCTGGAGATCCTCTCTG GCGACCACGAACAAAGGTACTGGCAGAAGATCCTGGTGGACCGCCAAGCTAAGTTGAACCGGCCCAGAGACAAGAAACGGGGCACAGAGAAG CTCATTTCCAAAGCCGAGAAAATCATCATAGCCCGGGCCAAGGAGGCCACTAAGCACATCCGCTTCATGGAAGACTGA
- the LOC139534939 gene encoding uncharacterized protein isoform X2 produces the protein MERKEHPVGEVLIIPMRSSTSLSPQDSARPQTLPLQPSSPPSPPSLSSHQLQAEFLRRAPRAASPDNDSARHQILPQQPSPSVSPFSFPPPTLSSPPPPLSLSSPQLQAEFLRRAPRAASPDNDSARHQNLPHQPSPSVSPFSSPPPTLSSPPPPLSLSSPQLQAEFLRRAPRAASPDNDSARHQNLPHQPSPSVSPFSSPPPTLSSPPPPLSLSSPQLQAEFLRRAPRAASPDNDSARHQNLPHQPSPSVSPFSSPPPTLSSPPPPLSLSSPQLQAEFLRRAPRAASPDNDSARHQNLPHQLSPSVSPSVSLFSSPPPPLSSPPPPLSSPPPPLSLSSPQLQAEFLRRASRGLRTVSCDTSDVLTSPSSTLVSPFTSTLTSPPQPLSLSMPTKEGCTTLLSLSSPELLTELCQSQSRPMNHVSVSKGLTTVFSGRGRGITVRCVCVCVTPLSSLDGAGA, from the exons ATGGAGAGGAAAGAG CATCCAGTTGGAGAAGTCCTCATCATTCCAATGAGATCTTCAACATCACTTTCGCCCCAGGATTCAGCTCGACCCCAAACCCTTCCCCTCcagccctcctcccctccctcccccccctctctgtccagTCACCAGCTCCAGGCTGAGTTTCTGAGGAGAGCTCCCAGAGCTGCTTCCCCTGACAATGATTCGGCTAGACACCAAATCCTTCCCCAAcaaccctctccctctgtctcccccttctccttccctcctcccactctttcctcccctcctccacccctctctctgtccagtcCCCAGCTCCAGGCTGAGTTTCTGAGGAGAGCTCCCAGAGCTGCTTCCCCTGACAACGATTCGGCTAGACACCAAAACCTTCCCCAccaaccctctccctctgtctcccccttctcctcccctcctcccactctttcctcccctcctccacccctctctctgtccagtcCCCAGCTCCAGGCTGAGTTTCTGAGAAGAGCTCCCAGAGCTGCTTCCCCCGACAACGATTCGGCTAGACACCAAAACCTTCCCCAccaaccctctccctctgtctcccccttctcctcccctcctccaactctttcctcccctcctccacccctctctctgtccagtcCCCAGCTCCAGGCTGAGTTTCTGAGAAGAGCTCCCAGAGCTGCTTCCCCCGACAACGATTCGGCTAGACACCAAAACCTTCCCCAccaaccctctccctctgtctcccccttctcctcccctcctcccactctttcctcccctcctccacccctctctctgtccagtcCCCAGCTCCAGGCTGAGTTTCTGAGAAGAGCTCCCAGAGCTGCTTCCCCCGACAACGATTCGGCTAGACACCAAAACCTTCCCCAccaactctctccctctgtctccccctctgtgtccctcttctcctcccctcctccccctctttcttcccctcctccacctctttcctcccctcctccacccctctccctgtcCAGTCCCCAGCTCCAGGCTGAGTTTCTGAGGAGAGCTAGCCGTGGTCTGAGAACTGTCTCCTGTGACACCAGCGATGTCCTCACCTCCCCCAGCTCCACCCTGGTCTCCCCCTTTACCTCCACCCTTACCTCCCCCCCACAGCCCCTGTCCCTCTCCATGCCCACTAAAGAGG gttgcactactctcctgtctctctccagtcCTGAGCTCCTAACTGAGCTGTGTCAATCTCAGTCCCGTCCTATGAACCACGTCTCTGTCTCTAAAGGACTCACCACTGTCTTCTCTGGACGGGGCAGGGGCATAacggtgaggtgtgtgtgtgtgtgtgttacaccaCTGTCTTCTCTGGACGGGGCAGGGGCATAa
- the LOC139534945 gene encoding ceramide-1-phosphate transfer protein-like isoform X1, producing the protein MGINGRLQRYLLPASIMALLLFLSSFWLPQVAMGDCETSWHPCLSFNFYLPTPESPVIPHPGGVQSGGQQGERGVVLGSVPPLQVCQGQQFQVWRLMSHLTSSMATHSDDVLLEHYLYSWDELIKFMESLGPLVSFFSQKVNDKIAVIRELAQQEKQDLEKRSPVEGHSGLQTLTSGLQGPAAYSSVRSMVESELQRGLVNFSVRTRSGCRNLLRLHRSLLWILLLLQGLGEGPDAQGVYRTPGELCRDAYTVALAPHHPWLIRSAAELVFVALPDRSVFLDIVCVRKEEEVGPVLNIVVDVMREVYTRTQSILEEHNMMELP; encoded by the exons ATGGGCATTAATGGGCGACTGCAACGCTACCTGCTGCCAGCCTCCATCATGGCTCTGCTGCTCTTCCTCAGTTCCTTCTGGCTCC ctCAGGTTGCAATGGGTGATTGTGAGACCTCCTGGCACCCCTGTCTGAGTTTCAATTTCTACCTTCCAaca CCGGAGAGCCCTGTTATTCCTCATCCAGGAGGGGTGCAGAGTGGGGGACAGCAGGGTGAGAGGGGTGTAGTGTTAGGTTCTGTGCCCCCTCTCCAGGTGTGTCAAGGTCAACAGTTCCAGGTGTGGCGTCTCATGTCCCACCTGACCTCTTCCATGGCTACGCACTCTGATGATGTTCTGCTGGAACACTACCTCTACAGCTGGGACGAACTCATcaa gtttaTGGAATCTCTCGGACCTCTCGTCAGTTTTTTCTCTCAGAAGGTCAACGATAAGATCGCTGTCATCAGAGAGCTGGCCCAGCAGGAGAAACAGGACCTTGAGAAACGTAGTCCAGTAGAAGGACACTCTGGACTACAAACTCTCACATCAGGACTACAAGGCCCAGCGGCCTACAGTTCAGTGCGTTCCATGGTGGAGTCGGAGCTGCAAAGGGGCTTGGTGAACTTCAGTGTGCGGACGCGCTCCGGCTGCAGAAATCTGCTGCGGCTCCACCGTTCGCTGCTCTGGATCCTGCTGCTACTGCAGGGCCTGGGGGAGGGACCGGACGCACAGGGGGTTTaccgcacccctggggagctctgCAG GGATGCGTACACCGTGGCCCTGGCCCCCCATCACCCCTGGTTGATCCGCAGCGCGGCTGAGCTGGTGTTTGTAGCGCTGCCAGACAGAAGCGTGTTCCTGGATATAGTTTGTGTGAGAAAAGAGGAGGAGGTTGGGCCGGTGCTCAACATTGTTGTAGACGTTATGAGAGAggtatacacacgcacacagagcaTACTGGAAGAACACAACATGATGGAGCTGCCAtag